One Coturnix japonica isolate 7356 chromosome 20, Coturnix japonica 2.1, whole genome shotgun sequence genomic window carries:
- the EIF2S2 gene encoding eukaryotic translation initiation factor 2 subunit 2, translated as MSGDEMIFDPTMSKKKKRKKKPFMLDEEGADTQTEETQQSETKEVEPEPTEDKDVEADEEDSRKKDATDDLDDLNFFNQKKKKKKPKKIFDIDEAEEGVKELKIEGDVPEVVEPEDDLDIMLGNKKKKKKFVKFPDEDEVLEKDEAFEDEDSKKDDGISFSLQSGPAWAGSERDYTYDELLNRVFNIMREKNPDMVAGEKRKFVMKPPQVVRVGTKKTSFVNFTDICKLLHRQPKHLLAFLLAELGTSGSIDGNNQLVIKGRFQQKQIENVLRRYIKEYVTCHTCRSPDTILQKDTRLYFLQCETCHSRCSVASIKTGFQAVTGKRAQLRAKAN; from the exons ATGATTTTCGATCCTACTATgagcaagaagaagaagaggaagaagaagccGTTTATGTTGGATGAGGAAGGAGCAGATACACAAACAGAAGAGACTCAGCagtcagaaacaaaagaagttgAGCCAGAGCCAACAGAAGACAAAGATGTTGAAGCAGATGAAGAagacagcaggaagaaag ATGCAACAGATGACTTGGATGATTTGAACTTCTtcaatcaaaagaaaaagaagaagaagccaaagaaaatatttgatataGATGAAGCAGAAGAAGGTGTAAAG GAATTAAAAATTGAGGGAGATGTGCCAGAGGTGGTAGAACCTGAAGATGACCTTGACATTATGCTGGGcaataagaagaagaagaaaaagttcgTGAAGTTTCCAGATGAAGATGAAGTATTGGAAAAGGATGAAG cttttGAGGATGAAGATAGCAAAAAAGATGATGGAATTTCTTTTAGCCTTCAGTCAGGACCTGCGTGGGCAGGCTCAGAAAGGGACTACACATATGATGAG TTGCTCAATAGAGTATTTAACATCATGCGGGAAAAAAACCCAGATATGGTagctggagaaaagaggaaatttgTCATGAAGCCTCCACAGGTGGTGAGAGTAGGGACCAAGAAAACGTCTTTTGTCAACTTTACAGACATCTGCAAATT attacATCGTCAGCCAAAACACCTCCTGGCATTTTTGTTGGCAGAATTGGGTACAAG TGGCTCAATAGATGGTAACAACCAGCTTGTAATCAAAGGAAGATTCCAGCAAAAACAGATAGAAAATGTCTTGAGAAGATATATCA AGGAGTATGTCACCTGTCATACGTGTCGGTCACCAGACACAATTCTACAGAAGGACACCAGGTTATATTTCTTGCAGTGTGAGACTTGCCACTCTCGCTGCTCCGTTGCCAGCATCAAAACTGGTTTCCAGGCTGTCACAGGCAAGAGAGCACAGCTCCGTGCCAAAGCTAACTAG
- the RALY gene encoding RNA-binding protein Raly, with the protein MSLKVQTSNITNKNDPKSINSRVFIGNLNTAVVKKSDVETIFSKYGRVVGCSVHKGYAFVQYSNERHARAAVLGENGRMLAGQTLDINMAGEPKPNRPKGLKRAASTLYSGYDFDYDYYRDDFYDRLFEYRGRVSPVPRVVPVKRPRVTIPLVRRVKATLPVKLFARSAAIANSSAKLKLKCSELQTIKTELTQIKSNIDALLGRLEQIAEEQKQSTEVRKKVDGSKSEVSQEDTASEAEVNTEEPLNGDEGEEEGLARDECEDELENSHYTDVEDARLQ; encoded by the exons ATGTCATTGAAGGTGCAGACAAGCAACATAACGAACAagaatgaccccaaatccatcAACTCCAGAGTCTTCATCGGCAACCTCAACACAGCTGTGGTCAAGAAGTCAGATGTGGAGACCATTTTCTCCAAGTACGGCCGTGTGGTGGGCTGCTCTGTTCACAAGGGCTATGCCTTCGTACAGTACTCCAACGAGAGGCACGCGCGTGCCGCCGTCTTGGGTGAGAACGGGCGCATGCTGGCGGGCCAGACTTTGG ATATCAACATGGCTGGGGAACCTAAACCTAACAGACCTAAAGGGCTGAAGAGAGCAGCCTCCACGTTATACAG CGGCTATGACTTCGACTACGACTATTACAGAGACGACTTCTACGACAG GCTTTTTGAGTACCGGGGCCGGGTGTCTCCGGTGCCCAGGGTGGTTCCAGTGAAGCGGCCGCGGGTCACCATCCCCCTCGTCCGGCGTGTGAAGGCAACGCTCCCCGTCAAGCTCTTTGCTAGATCAGCTGCCATTGCCAACAGCTCAGCCAAGCTGAAGT TGAAGTGCAGCGAGCTTCAAACAATCAAAACTGAGCTGACACAGATCAAATCCAACATTGACGCTCTGCTGGGCCGGCTGGAGCAGATTGCTGAGGAGCAGAAACAGTCCACAG AGGTACGGAAGAAGGTGGATGGCAGCAAAAGTGAAGTCTCGCAGGAAGACACAGCGTCAGAGGCAGAGGTCAACACGGAGGAGCCGCTGAATGGGGatgagggagaggaggagggcCTTGCACGGGATGAGTGTGAAGATGAACTG gaGAACAGCCATTACACAGACGTGGAGGACGCCAGACTACAGTAA